The Ipomoea triloba cultivar NCNSP0323 chromosome 4, ASM357664v1 DNA segment TCACACATTAAGTTTTGTTCTTGAGGGTCTGAGCCAGGGGTCTGGCAGATCCCTCAGTTCAAAAGTTTTGTTCTTGAGGGTCTGAGTTAGGGGTTTGGCAGGCCCCTCAGTTTAAAAGTAGTTTTGTTCTTGAGGGTCTGATGAACTAGGGGTCTGGGAGGCCGACCCATGACTTAGACCCCTTAGTTCAAAAGGGAGAAGGGTGGCGGGCAAGGATTGTCCTTTGAAGAAGAAACATGACGCATCTTAAGCAAAAGACCTACGCATGCACTAAGTTTGAGCCAtatgaaaaataacaaatagccaccgtttttttttttgtttttttgtttaacattgttaatcctggatgttgattttggcaagatcaatggctctcctCTCACCGCACAACTGCACCTAAGAAGCTTTACCGTgcgaactgaattatatatatataatcaaatgatAACCACCTTCAGGACACACAACTACATGTACTGCATCATTACGTAGTGAatcatatatattacaaattagATTACGAAAAACTTTAATTATGTACCtagatgaaattttttttgataaacaTAATGTGTAATGGTGAGAGAGAcaacttttttatatttataagatATTTTTAACCTCACATCAAAAATGATAAATacttaattgaataaatttggtAGATTTTCAGTCACTTGGAAAAAAGAACCTCACCTCCCCTGTTtagcatttatttttattaatatcatgGAATGCGATTATCATTGACCCGAATTTTTATAAGTTAAAAATTACACTAAACGTAAGAATAATTTTCACACCTTTTAAATTCTCATGAAAGTTCAAACTTTTCTGGTTACCaaatatcccaaaaatattttctgagtaATTTACATGACAGAGTCATGTGAGACGGTGAGAGCTAACCTGTAATTGCTGGAAAAAGTTGATACATACTTACCTACTTCTAGGACATAAATCATAAATTGTTGATAGGGACAAGAATCACAATATGATTTGATAATGTGAATTTTGAACCTACTGGAGTACTGGTACACATTAGAGAACTTGCCAAACATTTTCACAATGACTAAATATTTCAAAGTCTACCGTATAATCTTATTTTATAGTTTCTATTTTCTAACCTTGTTTGGTAATCGGGTATTACCGattaattatattgattatgttagtaattaattgttagttgattgtcataattaatttaatcagttagtaatattaattgtttgtaaaaaattattttataaaattaactattaattttagctgataaaatataaaataacttttaagaacataactttattttataataataatttatgaactattaataattacatataaataaaaaattttaataattatttttataaaataaaaataaaatttaaagaatatttaataaaagatattttttCCACTATtcttaataaacaaaaatattaaaatttaaaataaaatatgtagattaaaataaaaagttcatCAAATGAGAAAAAGTAATCCTATAATTTGATAAGAAAAGTAACGGTAtgaaataaaattcataatttgtCCCAAAAGGTCAAGTGAAAAcctactcaaagtagcatttttTCTTCCTACAACTTTTCACAtgaaaataacaacaacaacaacaacaacaacaacaacaacaatcacgCTATATGCCTATACTTTTATCACTcataaaccaacaaaaaaaaaaaaactaatgtatAAGATTTTGTCACATTATGGAGTGGTTGGTTTGTGAGTGATACAATAAAAGTATGGAGCTTTGattgttttaataataataataacaataataataataataataataataataaaaggttTATTGGccaaataaaaattcaaatcttTATTCCTCATTCCCCTGTGGTAATTAAATATATCCAAAGCTTTAAAACATGATAATTTAAtgccaaatatttaatttgtatcatgTGACAAATATTTCCAATCATAATATTTAACCGtaagaaatattttctttatttaaatattaatttatgtcTATAATGTTTGGACATGCATGTATGCGCGCGTATATATAGTGGAGTTTACATGAAACTAAGATTTTAGGTAAAAAGAGTTCACATGAAAGTAAAGTTTTAGGTAATTAAAAAGTGCATATATACTAATGCAAACTATTGATCCGGGACAATCAACGACTCTGAAGAAGTAAGGGAACAATATGAGTGACAGTTTGAccaatattataaacttttaaaagataaaagTGCActgaacaaatttttttttaaaaaaatacatccAATATTGAGTAAAAGTGCAACCGtctttcaaactttttaaatcaatttgttGATGGgtactaaatttcaaaaaagaatatttttaaaaagttcatcttattaattatatatatttataaaaattaatcttttcgaactagaaaattaattttaaaactcaAACATAGAAAAGAACATACTACTCAACACTACTACACACGAGCTGAGCCAAAACAATTTTCATGTAACATCTTCTTAGCCAAAAGTCCTTTATCTAATATATATCTGTTTGGAAGAAAACATAGATATGACATCATCTAAGATTTCGTCACCATTGGACTAAAGTAATCTTAACATAGcaacatattaaattcatcacctacattatttttcattttctgaattttgGTGGAAACTTTTTaggaataaaagtaaaatataacTAGCCACttaattacatgtaaaatgtgGTTAAGTCATTCaactaaaaaaagaagaagaagaaggtgtAACTAACCTCTTGAACAAGTCAAATTTATACAATCAAACCAAATTCCCTAGTTCTTCACTTCTTCCAATTACTTTGACAGAAAATACTACATGGACTCCTAAATTATACTCCCTACTTTTACTTCCtcacacaaaagtttgatgttgacacttttcTTGGGACCCACAGGATGAAGATAACTAACCTATCATATCTTGCCATGTCAGGAAGTACAAGTGAGGGAGTATAAAATGGGAGTGCATGCAGTAGAACTCAAACTTGGCCATGCATGTACCTTTAGTGTCAACCTAAAAGTCATAAATTAATGTACTAACAATTAAAAGGTCGAATTCATTGTACTTTCATAGTTGATAGATAAAAATGATCATTCTTCATAACCTAgtggtgtggttgagtggaaagGACTTatccatccttaaccaaacGCCAATGGTTTGATCCTTGACTTTAGGTATGGAGCAACCTTAAACCTTCAAGCCAGCTGCCCCACACTGGTACACCCAAAAAATTTGATCACTTTCCATCTATTTAAGCATTTAAGTTAAATAAGGAAAGTAACAATAATTGACCGGAGTCAACCAAAgcattaaaattttgtttgataATCCAAATTTTTCAGTTTTGTCGGACTATATACGGGACCCCGTGAATCCGCCTCAAGCCCATGAAAAGGTAAATCAAACTAATTTAGTTTTAAGACTTCACACCATTCCAAATTCAAACCTTCAATGTTTATGACAGGAATCGAACTCACATCATATACCGCTGAAAGCAAGTATTAAGTGAAACTTATCATTCACTAGATCAATGTCTTGGGTtaagtattttcaaaaaaaaaaaaaaaaaaatgtcttggGGGTTAAGTTGTAGCCTAACGCATTATCTTTGATCGGGTAGATATCCACTAGTACTACGTTTCCAACACGGTAGAATACGTACAAAAATGTTGTATGGCATTTTCTTCCAAGTATCTTGGAAACGCTAATAATGGACTAAAGTATTTTCCAGCGTAACGTGGAAGTGAAGGTGACATGATGAGAAGATAAGATGAAAATGACGGTAGGATGGATGCAACTGGGTCGTCATCTTCAATCTATATGTACTACGTACTTGTTTCATATAATGTATTACAGATTACTTGTtctataaaaaaacaaatattagtaaatatctaatacttttattaaaaatattatacttgtTAACTTatacaaaactaaaaaaaattaaataattttctttaaaaagtattactatacattctcatatatatatatattcatgcatGAAATAATCTCACCCAAGATTGATTGTTATATTAATAACTATCTATTAGAGCAGCTTGTTAAGATTTATTTAGAACCCGTGTATAGAAaacaattgaaatatatatatatatatacttcatttgaaaaaaaaatattcccgCAACTCTTTCGAGGCAATCAAGTTCCCATTAAAACTCCACTCATACATTCCGAACTTTTCAAATTTTCCAGAACATACAAGCTACGAAATTTGGAGCCCAAACAAGTACGTGTTATCTATCAACATATCATTTCCTAATTAAGCAATTCTTCAATTCTCAACCCATTGCAAAAACGAGCTTTGAGAGTTTGAGGTGAAGAGAACTGAAGAAGCTCAAGCTCAGACACGTACCATTTGGAGTTTCTGGAGCTTTTGgagttaacatattatggacattcaattattaaattatttatttgtaaataaattaaaagcacataatatgttaactacaagatacataatatgttaaaatgcatattatgtgtttgcagttaatatattatatgcattcaatttatttacattcaCATAATCGATTAACTGCAGTCACAtgatatgttaactgcaaatatataatctgaatgtcattttagatCAAGGTCTACATCTATTGTGGAACCTTGATgtatgatataatttgtcaagGTGAAGGACAAATTATAATGTAGACCATAATTTATATTAGAAAGTAGATCACACCATATTTCGCttagaaaatagaaatgaaGCTTTTGGAGCCAACTTAATGGTTGAGTGGTTGCTTTCCTATTACTGGTTGTCATGCTGGTGAGATGATTTACAGTGCATAGCAATgatcttaaatatatataatggcaCTGGCAGCGATACTGAGGAATTTGATCGGAATCGTTGAGATGCTGTTATCGGGCGTCGTGATTCCTCAAGTGACTGCGAGTCAGTCGGCTCCGACACAACTATTGTACGTAATAGGTATGGGTTTCCATTGAGCTAGTGTTAATGATCTTTTAATCAAAGCAATTTCGTGGTGCAGCCAAAGTGTTTGATTGTTTGCTTGAAAGAAATTAAGCATCAAACATGTCATCAGTTGTCAAGGGATTTTTGTTTGCACTGATCCTTATGTTCATTGTAATATCATTTGTTGGTTCACTCGTTCCCATTAGCTAGTCCATAACTATCCTATAAttcttttattcattttagaaccatcaaaattacaaatgcagATAGTGATGCACCTCAAATCATCCAAGAAATCCCGTCCACCTCTCTTCATCATTTTTCTACTATTATTGTTAACGATATCAAAGGAACCCTGAATTCTCATCATTTGTGTTTCTCTTCTGTTAATATGCCTGTGAAAAGTGTTGCCTGTGAAAAGTGTTGCCCATGCTCTAGCTAGGAAAGCGGTTTATCTATGTAAGTGTGTTGTGTGATTCTCTTCTCCCCTCATGTTTGTACTGACCTCTTGAGGTCTACTTTGGCTGATTAAACAAATCCTTTccttttccaaaaataaaaaataaaaatttgcaaATGCAGATTAGATAACAAAACACACCCCCCATTATTGTTTTATGTTAATTATTGATAACCCAAATTGCTGCTCTGACTTTTAATTGCCTGCTTCAGTTTATTTGTCTTGTTTGCTTATGATCTCTCTGCAGTTTTTTCTTTGCTTTCATTACCATTTTGAATAGTTAAAATTAGCCAAGAGAAACTTCTCTAAAAATCCGAAATAGGAAAAAGGAACGTTCTTATTCACATTGAAACAacatacattattctaaaagacaagcaataataacaatacatttttttcaataatactgcaattcttaaatttaataCATGCATCAAAGACTAACTAAATGATAATCATGAACacatactatattgtaacagagtcaatagtactaaaaaaaaaaaaaaaaaaaccaaatggTAATCATATTACAAGAATTTCAAGTTCTTCAATTTGAGATAACTAAATATTGGTCTTTCTGGAACAGGGAAGCACTTGATGAGCCAGCCAATAGGCCAAGATGCAGCTGCTAGTCCTATGCAGACTCCCCACTGCCCCCAATTCAACCTCTCTGTATCAGCAAACTTTTTAAGAAACTCCACCATCATTACCTGAAGAACAATAGTTATGCCAATAATCCCCATAAACAACTTGTTCTTGTGTATCCCCTGGAAGACATTCCTCTTCTCCAGCTCACGCGCATTGAACTCATTGAACACTTGGCAAAAAACGAAAGTGTTGAAGATTAAAGTGTCATTTACCTTTGAACTCACCCCGAAAATTGACTCACCTCTAAACTGTAAGATTAGGAGGATAGATATCTGATATAAAGCCTGAGCTAGAAGATTCCTCCACATAATATTGGTGATTAGTGGTTCTGTTCTTCCCACAGGTGGCTTCTTCATGAGCTCCTTTGTTGGTTTTTCTGTCGCAAGTGCTAATGCTCCTAGAGTATCCATAATCAGATTGACCCATAGTAGCTGAACTGCTGTGAGGGGAACTTCTCCGGCTGAAACTGCCGCTACAAAGTTGATCACGAGGGCTGCTACATTGACTGTGAGTTGAAACTGAATGAACTTTTGGATATTGTTGTACACGCATCTTCCCCATTTCAGAACAGTGGCTACCGAGGCAAAGTTATCATCCAGGATCACAATATCTGAACTCTCTTTAGCTACTTCTGTGCCCTGGATTCCCATTGAAAGCCCTATATCAGCTTCTTTTAAAGCTGGTGCATCATTGGTACCATCACCTGTGACCGCAACTATGTGGCCTTTCTTTCTCAGACACTGCACCATTAGAAGCTTGTCAAGTGGAGAGGATCTTGCCATGACACAGATTTTTTCAACTCTCTCCATCCGCTGTTCTTCTGTGAGGTTTCGAAATTCGCTTCCTTCTATGACTGCTCCTTCTTCTACTGCTTGATTATACTGCAAAATTCCGCACTCTGTTGCTATAGCCTTTGCAGTGAAGATATTGTCTCCAGTGATCATCTTGATGTTTACGCCAGCATACTGACAATCTTCCACAGCTTTCTTCACACCAGCTCTGCATGGGTCTTTGAGGCCAACAAACCCCAAAAGGGTCAAGCCACTCTCTGGTATTTTCTCATGTATTTCACCATCTTCAGGGTTGGTTTCTGAAACCTGTTTATGGGCAAATGCAATGCATCTCAGACTGCTAGCTGCCATACCTTGGATTATTTGgtagaatttctctctctcgtGATATGTTATAGCTTTATGTTTCCCTTCATTGTCGCAGAAGTGAGAACACATTCCAAGAATCATCTCGGGAGCTCCTTTCCAGTGAGCATGAGTTGTTCCATCAGGAATCTTCTTCATCAAAACCCCGCTTCTCTTTTTCTCTGAATTGAATGCTTGCACATGAAGAATGGTACTATTCCTTTTTGTTTCCTCCATATCCATCTTGAGTTGCAGAACAGCCCATGAGAGAATTGCTTTCTCTGTAGGACTACCTGAGAATTCAAAACTCGTAGTATTAGGGGACCTGAAAACACTACCTGTTGTGTTGAGGCTAACCCCTTGGTGAAGCAAATCAAGAACTCTGACTGCAATTAAATTGTGATCCTTCCCCTCCATGGATTCTTTGCCTAACCAAAACTTGGTTACAGTCATGCGATTCTGAGTGAGTGTTCCGGTTTTGTCTGTACAAATGGTTGTAGCAGAACCCATTGTCTCGCAGGCGGAGAGTTTCCTCACCATCGCTTTATCACTCATCATTCTCTTCATTGAATAAGCAAGAGTAAGAGTCACGGCCAAGGGCAATCCTTCTGGGATTGCGACGACTACTATTGTAACAGCAGCAGCAATGATTCCCACCACAGAGTTAATCACATCATCAGCCTTTGTTTTGCTGCCATTGAACTCTTTATTCCCATTATCATCCTTGGTATGTCCTGTAAAATATCGTACCAACAAGACAACCAGTACTAGGAAAGCAACTGCTAAACCGACCTTACCAATGGAGGTAGTAAGCTTGTTGAGCCTCGCCTGGAGGGGTGTTTCCTCACTAGAACTGCTACTGATTTTGCTCATCATCTCGCCCCAAGCCGTGTTCATTCCAACTGAGGTAACAAGCATCTTACCATATCCATCTACAACTTTTGTGCCTGAAATTAAGAATGGATTTTGGTTGTGGTTCACCTCCACATAATCGCTCTCCCCTGTCATGCTAGATTCATCAACTTGCAAGGAATGCCCTTCGACAAGCAAACCATCCGCGGGGATCTGATCTCCAGTCTTCAACCAAACAAGGTCTCCAACAACAACTtcaaatattgaaatatattttcgTCGCCCACTCCTGACAACCTCAACCTGGATGTTGCTGCTTATTTTGGATAATTTCTCGAATTGTCTACTCTGCCTGAAATCACTTATGGCTGAAACGGATATTACAAGAAAGACAGCAACAAAAATACTCCCCCCATCATACCATCCTTCTTTTGCTCCATCCTCTTTCATGCCAAATGCAAGAGACAATGCAGCACACACCAATAGTATAATGATGGTGGGATCTTTGAACATATCCCAAACAAATTGGAACAAACTCTTCGTTGGTGGCCTCGGGTAAGTGTTCCTTCCATACACTTCATTTCTACGTGAAATATCTTCTGTATCGCCATTAATTCCATTCTGTAAATTACTTCCAATACAAGTTGCTATACTTTCAATGCCACCAATATTATCAAGATTTTTAAGGCTTTTCTCCCCAACTAGCTTAGCAAGACTCGACTGATCAAGTTTAGAGGATAAATGGTTTTCTTGTACTTTATCAGTGATAAGTTTTTCATTATCAGACTGTATAAGTGACACTTTGTTAATGTTTTTGGAATCTTTATTATTTCTTACGACATAATTTTCCTTAAAATAACAAAGTAGTACCTTAcaacacatgattttaaccaTTGCCCTATGCCATTTCTTTTTGCTAACAGACAACCTCAAGTTTGCACTGAGGTTGATCACAACAAAGTCCATGCACTTAGAGTTTCTTTGAGGTTTCGTCGACATCATATCCATTTAAAGTAAATTAGGACAAATACTTAACTGGAACAACAGATAATATATGTGTGGATAGTGTATTGACTGAGCTCGATTGTAAGTCTTCTTGAATTGTATCCTGGATAATTCAGTCTGTTAAGAAATGTTGAAATAGGTATATATGGACAAACAACTAAACATGTTTAGtaatgtaattatattacctTAGCTTTATGATAATCTGGAAGGGGCGAACTGCAGCACCAAGAAACCCAAGAAATGGGTCacgaatatatatactatacaagTGATACGATgaaaaagatttttattttttttttatttttttggcgAAATATGTAACGAGTGAAGGGGGGGAATTGGTGTGTGAGTCCTGGGGCAAACCAgcataatatataacatatgcaGCGTGGTCCTTAAGATTGCGAGTGGACATTACTGATAAATTAAGTTTCATTTTTGTCAAAAGTTACCGCTACATTTACATTTGTTTATTATGACTATTTGCATCTATTTCCTTTTAATTAGTTGACTTTAGTCGACGAAAATAATGTTTTGGCGATTCTTCGTATATAAGCATATAATTTGTACTTTTGTAAGTGGAAAGATGTTTGCAGTTGCATGGAAATTTCTTGGAAATTTTGGGTGCATTATTACTCGACAACATTTTTCATACAGCTGATGAATGCTTTTATCGTTATCCTCCTTTTCTAAAAAACGGTGTATGAGAGTCAACATCTTTGATTTACGTGTTCCCGTGTATGCGATCCGATCTGAATAAAGTTTCATTTCATAAAAAGCAacaacttgtgtaagaccgtgaGTCGTGTCGGATTAACATAATTTGAATGGTGATTAGTATTATGAGTtgatctttggttggtttttaTAATCCAAATTATGTTGACCTGGCCAGTCTTACAAATTGAGATCTGAGACAGTCTcactaggggtggaaatagactaggccgagccgagctttagaaatttaggcCTGTGCCTGCTATGGAAATCTAGAGCCTGAGCCTAGGCATGGGCCTgcatgtaggcttttttttaggctcaagcctgagcttACAATTGGCCTGACTTGgtctgaagcctttttaaaagcctatttaacatataggcttttaaaaaggcttcaaaatagataataaataGGCTTTGttgagcctatttaaggctCCAATTTTAAAccttttaaagtatacctgtaaaaaatttacaaaaaatacctaagtttaattgtattattatttgttatcctatataatatcataaataataaacaattaactcacataattaagttgcgatatttcattaaatattataacagtaagaacagttaataaaaaaaattaaacaataagaatacatacaGCATGATTAGCAACAAtatttatagttgaatcataatttagaatgagattttggaggtggagggttagagtttggtaattatatatacttgcgattctattgtaaatataaaaatatatattaggtataaaatagaacacacacacacacacacacacacacacacacacacacacatatatatatatatatatatatatatatatatatatatatatatatatatatatatatatgccaggCCCATAGGCCTGAAGACCGAGCCTAGTATATATAGGTCTAGCCTATTTAGTTTAATAGGCTTTTGAAATTGGCTCAAGCCTGGCCTTTTTACTAAACGAGCTAGGCCTAACTAGACTTTAATTAGGCTGGGTCATAGGCCCATACAAGGGGtttggcctattcccacccctaggtctcacacaagtgtgccccttttataaaaaatgtaacttttaaatcaaaatataatatttaaaagttacatagttatttatgagaaaaagtgtaatactaattacgcataaattaattgattattagttatgtggaaaaacataatacttatgaggaaaaaattgtaatagtaatcatagataaattatattgattattaattataaataaaagtgcaatacttattaggaaaaatgtg contains these protein-coding regions:
- the LOC116016533 gene encoding putative calcium-transporting ATPase 13, plasma membrane-type, coding for MDMMSTKPQRNSKCMDFVVINLSANLRLSVSKKKWHRAMVKIMCCKVLLCYFKENYVVRNNKDSKNINKVSLIQSDNEKLITDKVQENHLSSKLDQSSLAKLVGEKSLKNLDNIGGIESIATCIGSNLQNGINGDTEDISRRNEVYGRNTYPRPPTKSLFQFVWDMFKDPTIIILLVCAALSLAFGMKEDGAKEGWYDGGSIFVAVFLVISVSAISDFRQSRQFEKLSKISSNIQVEVVRSGRRKYISIFEVVVGDLVWLKTGDQIPADGLLVEGHSLQVDESSMTGESDYVEVNHNQNPFLISGTKVVDGYGKMLVTSVGMNTAWGEMMSKISSSSSEETPLQARLNKLTTSIGKVGLAVAFLVLVVLLVRYFTGHTKDDNGNKEFNGSKTKADDVINSVVGIIAAAVTIVVVAIPEGLPLAVTLTLAYSMKRMMSDKAMVRKLSACETMGSATTICTDKTGTLTQNRMTVTKFWLGKESMEGKDHNLIAVRVLDLLHQGVSLNTTGSVFRSPNTTSFEFSGSPTEKAILSWAVLQLKMDMEETKRNSTILHVQAFNSEKKRSGVLMKKIPDGTTHAHWKGAPEMILGMCSHFCDNEGKHKAITYHEREKFYQIIQGMAASSLRCIAFAHKQVSETNPEDGEIHEKIPESGLTLLGFVGLKDPCRAGVKKAVEDCQYAGVNIKMITGDNIFTAKAIATECGILQYNQAVEEGAVIEGSEFRNLTEEQRMERVEKICVMARSSPLDKLLMVQCLRKKGHIVAVTGDGTNDAPALKEADIGLSMGIQGTEVAKESSDIVILDDNFASVATVLKWGRCVYNNIQKFIQFQLTVNVAALVINFVAAVSAGEVPLTAVQLLWVNLIMDTLGALALATEKPTKELMKKPPVGRTEPLITNIMWRNLLAQALYQISILLILQFRGESIFGVSSKVNDTLIFNTFVFCQVFNEFNARELEKRNVFQGIHKNKLFMGIIGITIVLQVMMVEFLKKFADTERLNWGQWGVCIGLAAASWPIGWLIKCFPVPERPIFSYLKLKNLKFL